A genomic window from Candidatus Nanopelagicales bacterium includes:
- a CDS encoding spermidine/putrescine ABC transporter substrate-binding protein, with product MNSASPLDPQVVRALRSAMSRRGFLQTLGAGGAAAFLAACGISGSSGTPHNRDNPVATPVDLSDTNKTLTWANWTLYLDYDEEKKVYPTLRQFEKESGINVKYREDIDDNNTFWGKVQGQLANGSDIGYDLVTPTDWMAGRWIRMGYAARLDAANIPNKKNILPNLENVGFDPGRNFSLTWQSGFAGIAWNKEKYPKGLKTLDDLWAPDLKGKVDVLAEMRDTVGLIMLSQGVAIDGPFTDDQFQAALDVLSEQLDSGQIKGVKGNEYKEDLVSGQAYAAIAWSGDIFQLNAETPGKYEFIIPESGGTLWSDNLLIPATSQHKENAEKLMNFYYQPDIAAETAAWVNYICPVQGAQKYMEKIDPELAASPWIFPSDKTLNETQVFRPLTPAEEIQFTAAFGDVIGG from the coding sequence ATGAACTCGGCCAGTCCCCTCGATCCGCAAGTTGTCCGCGCGCTGAGGTCCGCAATGAGTCGCCGTGGCTTCTTGCAGACGCTCGGGGCCGGCGGTGCGGCAGCTTTCCTCGCAGCCTGCGGAATCTCCGGCAGCAGCGGGACGCCACACAATCGCGACAACCCGGTGGCCACTCCAGTCGACCTCTCCGACACCAACAAGACGCTGACATGGGCCAACTGGACGCTCTACCTGGACTACGACGAAGAGAAGAAGGTCTATCCGACTCTCAGGCAGTTTGAGAAGGAGAGCGGCATCAACGTCAAGTACCGCGAGGACATCGACGACAACAACACGTTCTGGGGCAAGGTTCAGGGGCAACTCGCCAACGGGTCTGACATCGGCTATGACCTAGTCACACCGACCGACTGGATGGCCGGCCGCTGGATCCGGATGGGTTATGCGGCACGACTCGACGCAGCGAATATCCCCAACAAGAAGAACATTCTGCCGAACCTGGAGAACGTCGGCTTCGATCCAGGCCGCAACTTCTCGCTCACCTGGCAGTCCGGCTTCGCCGGCATCGCCTGGAACAAGGAGAAGTACCCGAAGGGCCTCAAGACCCTCGACGACCTGTGGGCGCCTGACCTCAAGGGCAAGGTCGACGTTCTGGCGGAGATGCGCGACACCGTCGGGCTGATCATGCTCAGCCAAGGCGTTGCAATTGACGGGCCGTTCACCGACGACCAGTTCCAGGCGGCCCTCGATGTCCTATCCGAACAACTCGATTCGGGCCAGATCAAGGGCGTCAAAGGCAATGAGTACAAGGAGGACCTGGTCAGTGGCCAGGCGTACGCAGCCATCGCGTGGTCCGGTGACATCTTCCAACTCAACGCCGAGACCCCGGGCAAGTACGAGTTCATCATTCCGGAGTCCGGCGGAACGCTGTGGAGTGACAACTTGCTGATCCCGGCAACTTCCCAGCACAAGGAGAACGCTGAGAAGTTGATGAATTTCTACTATCAACCCGATATCGCCGCAGAGACGGCCGCCTGGGTCAACTACATCTGCCCCGTGCAAGGCGCGCAAAAATACATGGAGAAGATCGATCCTGAGCTCGCGGCCAGTCCATGGATTTTCCCCAGCGACAAGACGCTCAACGAAACCCAGGTTTTCCGGCCACTCACACCGGCCGAGGAAATTCAATTTACCGCCGCATTCGGCGACGTGATTGGTGGTTGA